The Puntigrus tetrazona isolate hp1 chromosome 3, ASM1883169v1, whole genome shotgun sequence genome contains a region encoding:
- the ankrd54 gene encoding ankyrin repeat domain-containing protein 54: MEASGSLVASDCDRSGPEGEFTGANGAAVIDGEKREDEAPMEAAGAVGFSISRLDTLSALRLNRTRPAADTELRYLHLLWQPGELLQAGRSSPGKITSSRVRRLGRARRNLGPIGKDLYAVKRLREAANSNDIDTVRRLLEEDTDPCAADDKGRTALHFSSCNGNESIVQLLLSYGADPNQRDSLGNTPLHLAACTNHVPVITTLLRGGARVDALDRAGRTPLHLARSKLNILQEGDSRSLETLRGEVTQIIQMLREYLNIMGQSEEREKLEHISNQLQNTRTREQVDEVTDLLASFTSLSIQMQNMGDR; encoded by the exons ATGGAGGCGTCGGGCTCACTCGTCGCGTCGGATTGCGACCGGTCCGGTCCGGAGGGAGAGTTCACGGGAGCGAACGGAGCTGCTGTGATAGACGGCGAGAAACGGGAGGATGAGGCGCCGATGGAGGCTGCAGGTGCGGTCGGGTTCAGTATCTCGCGTCTGGACACGCTGAGCGCGCTGAGACTCAACCGGACCCGACCGGCGGCGGACACCGAGCTCCGATACCTGCACTTGTTATGGCAGCCCGGTGAGCTGCTGCAGGCGGGACGGAGCTCGCCGGGCAAGATCACGTCGAGCAGGGTGAGGCGGCTGGGAAGAGCTCGCAGGAACCTGGGGCCCATTGGAAAAGACCTGTATG CTGTGAAGAGGCTCAGAGAAGCTGCCAACTCCAATGATATTGACACAG TGCGTAGATTGCTGGAAGAGGACACCGATCCTTGTGCTGCTGATGACAAGGGCAGGACGGCCTTGCACTTCTCTTCCTGCAATGGCAATGAGAGCATCG TTCAGTTGTTGCTGAGTTATGGTGCCGACCCGAACCAGAGAGACAGCCTCGGAAACACACCGCTGCATCTTG CTGCCTGCACCAACCACGTGCCTGTCATCACGACCTTACTGCGGGGAG GTGCCCGTGTAGATGCCCTGGACCGTGCTGGGAGGACCCCTCTTCATCTTGCCCGTTCGAAGCTCAACATCTTACAAGAGGGAGACTCGCGTAGCCTGGAAACCCTTAGAGGAGAGGTCACACAG ATCATTCAGATGCTGCGGGAATATCTGAATATAATGGGACagagtgaagagagagagaaactggaGCACATCTCAAACCAGCTGCAGAACACCCGCACCAGAGAACAG GTGGACGAGGTGACCGACTTACTGGCCAGCTTCACGTCTCTCAGTATTCAGATGCAGAACATGGGAGACAGGTAG
- the hmgxb4a gene encoding HMG domain-containing protein 4a isoform X1 → MAFEEIKKKGMMDVSGMEGEVGLVSGRSQREKRRSYKDLLREEEEIAAQVRKTSKKHLKDSELFLLGGDSHKKKKKHLSEDYYHREHHSSGQPPHKKKRKSSDRSPSLSSSSSSHPSHSTDTAMGLLEAITSPLATGSDPAPHLHKKPSYPPQASSHSSKDRKRDASSKSGHSFSHSRPPGSSSSKKHSSSSKSLLFHGGAGKGEPLTLCEAEGLKMKLILSSKEKNEGVGANEGFSFPVHTSSSSGVTGHHPSSNSKKGAMKKEKEKDKTMSKPPKKKQHSREPLPVVGKEVEVVGHYGGSYGGMGGDSSSSGGELEAGELVIDDSYTHLSKKKKKSKKSKKKKDKERDREKGSREKKHSKGGSGGKKSGPGDQSRSHSHSHGSSNHSSSGGMYAMAPPTSSHHHQSVELVGEKKKKKEDKDRDKHDKDKPKKKNTTAYQVFCKEYRVNINAEQPGLVFGELSKKLAEVWKQLPEKDKLVWRQKAQYLQHKQNKAEAMTVKRKTLTTSDSKSKGSSKAVSLGPGLAPQGRSSLGMSLSPARVPDVDPIDAAAHLQLLGESLSLIGHRLQETEGMVAVSGSLSVLLDSILCALGPLTCLTAQVPQLNGCPRNILSNTLDNIAYIMPGL, encoded by the exons ATGGCCTTTGAAGAGATCAAGAAGAAAGGAATGATGG ATGTTTCAGGGATGGAAGGAGAGGTCGGTCTTGTTTCGGGTCGCAGCCAAAGAGAGAAGAGGCGCTCGTATAAAGATCTGTtgagagaggaagaagagatCGCAGCGCAGGTGCGCAAAACCTCCAAGAAACACCTCAAG GATTCTGAACTTTTCCTATTAGGAGGAGATtctcacaagaaaaaaaagaagcacttGAGTGAGGACTACTATCACCGAG AGCATCACAGCTCCGGCCAGCCTCCCCACAAGAAGAAGCGCAAGTCTTCAGACCGCTCGCCCTCGCTCTCGTCCTCGTCCTCCTCTCACCCGTCCCACTCCACAGACACGGCCATGGGCCTCCTGGAGGCCATCACCTCGCCGCTGGCCACGGGCTCCGACCCGGCTCCTCACCTCCACAAGAAACCCTCCTACCCTCCCCAAGCCTCCTCGCACTCCTCCAAAGACCGCAAACGCGACGCCAGCTCCAAGAGCGGCCACTCCTTCTCGCACTCTCGTCCGCCCGGCTCATCTTCGTCCAAAAAGCATTCCTCTTCTTCGAAGTCGCTGCTGTTTCACGGAGGGGCCGGGAAGGGAGAGCCGCTGACGCTCTGCGAAGCTGAAGGCCTCAAGATGAAGCTCATCCTCTCCTCGAAAGAGAAGAATGAAGGTGTAGGGGCCAACGAGGGATTCTCCTTTCCGGTACATACTTCTTCCTCTTCAGGTGTCACAGGCCATCATCCGTCCTCCAACTCGAAGAAGGGAGCGatgaagaaggagaaagaaaaagataaaacgATGTCGAAGCCACCAAAGAAAAAGCAACACAGCCGAGAGCCGTTGCCTGTTGTGGGGAAAGAGGTGGAGGTTGTGG GGCATTACGGTGGGTCTTACGGCGGTATGGGAGGAGACAGCTCATCTTCAGGAGGAGAGCTGGAGGCCGGCGAGCTGGTGATTGACGACTCCTACACGCATCTctctaaaaagaagaaaaagagcaagaagagcaaaaagaaaaaagataaagagcgagacagagagaaaggatCCAGGGAGAAGAAACACAGCAAAGGAGGAAGTGGAGGCAAGAAAAGCGGCCCAG GTGATCAGTCTAGAAGCCACTCCCACTCCCATGGCTCATCCAATCACAGCTCTTCCGGTGGCATGTACGCTATGGCTCCACCCACATcatctcatcatcatcaaagCGTTGAACTGGTcggagagaagaaaaagaagaaggaaGACAAGGACAGAGACAAACATGACAAGGACAAG CCGAAGAAGAAGAACACGACAGCCTATCAGGTGTTCTGTAAGGAGTACAGGGTCAACATCAACGCGGAGCAGCCCGGGTTAG TATTCGGGGAGCTGAGTAAGAAACTCGCAGAGGTCTGGAAACAACTGCCCGAAAAAGACAAACTG GTTTGGAGGCAGAAAGCTCAATATCTCCAGCACAAGCAGAATAAAGCTGAAGCCATGACAGTCAAGCGGAAAACTTTAACAACCTCAGACAGTAAAAGTAAAG GCTCGAGTAAAGCTGTCAGTTTAGGGCCGGGATTGGCCCCTCAGGGCCGCTCGTCTTTGGGTATGTCCTTGTCTCCGGCGCGGGTACCCGATGTGGATCCCATAGACGCAGCAGCTCACCTGCAGCTGCTGGGCGAATCGCTGTCTCTGATTGGACACCGACTTCAGGAGACGGAG GGGATGGTGGCGGTGTCTGGCAGTCTTTCGGTGCTTTTAGACTCTATTTTATGTGCTCTCGGTCCATTGACCTGCTTGACGGCACAAGTTCCCCAGCTCAACGGCTGCCCACGCAACATCCTG TCAAATACTTTGGACAACATCGCTTACATAATGCCTGGACTATGA
- the hmgxb4a gene encoding HMG domain-containing protein 4a isoform X2 — translation MGLLEAITSPLATGSDPAPHLHKKPSYPPQASSHSSKDRKRDASSKSGHSFSHSRPPGSSSSKKHSSSSKSLLFHGGAGKGEPLTLCEAEGLKMKLILSSKEKNEGVGANEGFSFPVHTSSSSGVTGHHPSSNSKKGAMKKEKEKDKTMSKPPKKKQHSREPLPVVGKEVEVVGHYGGSYGGMGGDSSSSGGELEAGELVIDDSYTHLSKKKKKSKKSKKKKDKERDREKGSREKKHSKGGSGGKKSGPGDQSRSHSHSHGSSNHSSSGGMYAMAPPTSSHHHQSVELVGEKKKKKEDKDRDKHDKDKPKKKNTTAYQVFCKEYRVNINAEQPGLVFGELSKKLAEVWKQLPEKDKLVWRQKAQYLQHKQNKAEAMTVKRKTLTTSDSKSKGSSKAVSLGPGLAPQGRSSLGMSLSPARVPDVDPIDAAAHLQLLGESLSLIGHRLQETEGMVAVSGSLSVLLDSILCALGPLTCLTAQVPQLNGCPRNILSNTLDNIAYIMPGL, via the exons ATGGGCCTCCTGGAGGCCATCACCTCGCCGCTGGCCACGGGCTCCGACCCGGCTCCTCACCTCCACAAGAAACCCTCCTACCCTCCCCAAGCCTCCTCGCACTCCTCCAAAGACCGCAAACGCGACGCCAGCTCCAAGAGCGGCCACTCCTTCTCGCACTCTCGTCCGCCCGGCTCATCTTCGTCCAAAAAGCATTCCTCTTCTTCGAAGTCGCTGCTGTTTCACGGAGGGGCCGGGAAGGGAGAGCCGCTGACGCTCTGCGAAGCTGAAGGCCTCAAGATGAAGCTCATCCTCTCCTCGAAAGAGAAGAATGAAGGTGTAGGGGCCAACGAGGGATTCTCCTTTCCGGTACATACTTCTTCCTCTTCAGGTGTCACAGGCCATCATCCGTCCTCCAACTCGAAGAAGGGAGCGatgaagaaggagaaagaaaaagataaaacgATGTCGAAGCCACCAAAGAAAAAGCAACACAGCCGAGAGCCGTTGCCTGTTGTGGGGAAAGAGGTGGAGGTTGTGG GGCATTACGGTGGGTCTTACGGCGGTATGGGAGGAGACAGCTCATCTTCAGGAGGAGAGCTGGAGGCCGGCGAGCTGGTGATTGACGACTCCTACACGCATCTctctaaaaagaagaaaaagagcaagaagagcaaaaagaaaaaagataaagagcgagacagagagaaaggatCCAGGGAGAAGAAACACAGCAAAGGAGGAAGTGGAGGCAAGAAAAGCGGCCCAG GTGATCAGTCTAGAAGCCACTCCCACTCCCATGGCTCATCCAATCACAGCTCTTCCGGTGGCATGTACGCTATGGCTCCACCCACATcatctcatcatcatcaaagCGTTGAACTGGTcggagagaagaaaaagaagaaggaaGACAAGGACAGAGACAAACATGACAAGGACAAG CCGAAGAAGAAGAACACGACAGCCTATCAGGTGTTCTGTAAGGAGTACAGGGTCAACATCAACGCGGAGCAGCCCGGGTTAG TATTCGGGGAGCTGAGTAAGAAACTCGCAGAGGTCTGGAAACAACTGCCCGAAAAAGACAAACTG GTTTGGAGGCAGAAAGCTCAATATCTCCAGCACAAGCAGAATAAAGCTGAAGCCATGACAGTCAAGCGGAAAACTTTAACAACCTCAGACAGTAAAAGTAAAG GCTCGAGTAAAGCTGTCAGTTTAGGGCCGGGATTGGCCCCTCAGGGCCGCTCGTCTTTGGGTATGTCCTTGTCTCCGGCGCGGGTACCCGATGTGGATCCCATAGACGCAGCAGCTCACCTGCAGCTGCTGGGCGAATCGCTGTCTCTGATTGGACACCGACTTCAGGAGACGGAG GGGATGGTGGCGGTGTCTGGCAGTCTTTCGGTGCTTTTAGACTCTATTTTATGTGCTCTCGGTCCATTGACCTGCTTGACGGCACAAGTTCCCCAGCTCAACGGCTGCCCACGCAACATCCTG TCAAATACTTTGGACAACATCGCTTACATAATGCCTGGACTATGA
- the si:dkeyp-69e1.8 gene encoding GTPase IMAP family member 7, with protein MEGSTTQDEIRQEEKDGSGSSEGGQTDLKERELRLVLLGSAGAGKSSAVNALLGGLASESDCTGPETPAPDCQKRRGTLAERQVAVVDTPDCLCVERPAEDVRRQFSLCAALSAPGPHAFLLCVPVHRPSNLELQILETVEKVFGPEAVSKHAMVLFTRMERLPEDVSLDEYLNAERPDLLELVQKCRDRHHPLQLGSGAEELVEKVEKMVEESGARFYTCPLLREAERRVKEKQEEISRSRGGKGGDDREGIRAEAERSVDHLEVEGIAELCVSTTDASFLRRLWDSAVGWLLWLPNMVRGSALLGSIVGLFVGGPLGGAMGATVGSVATEVGRRKQKTK; from the exons ATGGAGGGAAGTACGACACAGGATGAAATTCGCCAGGAAGAGAAAGATGGATCCGGAAGCAGTGAAGGAGGGCAGACGGATCTGAAGGAGAGAG AGTTGAGACTGGTGCTGCTCGGCTCGGCGGGTGCTGGGAAAAGCAGTGCGGTCAATGCCCTCCTGGGCGGCCTGGCATCTGAGTCTGACTGTACGGGCCCCGAGACGCCGGCCCCTGACTGTCAGAAGAGACGCGGGACGCTGGCGGAGAGACAG GTGGCTGTCGTGGACACACCTGACTGCCTGTGCGTGGAGCGTCCCGCTGAGGACGTCCGCCGCCAGTTTTCTCTCTGCGCTGCTTTATCGGCCCCGGGGCCCCACGCTTTCCTGCTCTGCGTCCCTGTGCACCGGCCCAGCAACCTGGAGCTCCAGATTTTAGAGACCGTCGAGAAGGTGTTCGGCCCCGAGGCGGTCAGTAAACACGCCATGGTGCTCTTCACTCGCATGGAGCGACTGCCCGAGGACGTCTCCCTGGACGAGTATCTCAACGCAGAGCGGCCCGACTTGCTGGAGCTCGTGCAGAAGTGCCGGGACCGACATCACCCGCTCCAGCTGGGATCCGGCGCGGAGGAGCTGGTCGAGAAGGTGGAGAAGATGGTGGAAGAAAGCGGGGCGCGCTTCTACACCTGCCCTCTGCTGCGGGAGGCAGAGAGGAGAGTGAAAGAGAAGCAGGAGGAGATCTCCAGGAGCAGGGGGGGAAAGGGAGGGGACGATCGCGAGGGAATAAGGGCCGAAGCGGAGAGGAGCGTGGACCATTTGGAGGTTGAGGGAATCGCAGAGCTCTGCGTCTCTACGACTGACGCCTCGTTCTTGCGCCGGTTGTGGGACAGTGCGGTCGGGTGGCTCCTGTGGCTCCCCAATATGGTGAGGGGCAGTGCTTTACTGGGGTCCATCGTGGGCTTGTTCGTCGGGGGGCCCTTAGGAGGGGCCATGGGAGCTACGGTGGGGTCTGTGGCGACCGAGGTGGGCAGACGGAAACAAAAAACCAAGTGA